One Thermicanus aegyptius DSM 12793 DNA segment encodes these proteins:
- a CDS encoding type II toxin-antitoxin system RelE family toxin produces the protein MKLILSRAARDYLESLPSKPFRQIVTAIFRLLSEPYPHDAKHFKGYPYFRIDVGEFRVVYEVKNEEVRILIIGKRNDDEVYRLLKRH, from the coding sequence ATGAAACTGATTCTGAGCCGAGCGGCACGTGATTACCTCGAATCCCTCCCATCCAAACCTTTTCGCCAAATCGTTACCGCTATTTTTCGCCTTCTATCCGAACCCTACCCTCATGATGCGAAGCACTTCAAAGGCTATCCATATTTCCGCATCGACGTGGGGGAATTTCGGGTGGTTTATGAGGTAAAAAACGAGGAAGTTCGGATCTTGATCATCGGCAAAAGGAATGACGATGAGGTGTACCGCCTTTTGAAGCGACACTGA
- a CDS encoding NEW3 domain-containing protein: protein MKRRIFATGLIALLFFLSFGGGALLKAAPAPITLYTPYTSLSVTPGESVSYSIQVVNNTDAIQTVRFTMKPPANWDYEATAGGYKVDEISVMPKDQQTLSLQVNVPLQISKGTYRFLVDTNQGASLPLAITVTEEGTYKTELTADQPNMEGNSKSTFQYELTLRNRTADEQLYALTATAPEGWNTTFSVDGKDVTSVSVAAGSTKSISVQLDPPDQVKAGSYKIPVKATTKSTSASLELEAVVTGTFDMKLSTPSGLLSTDITAGGTRSLTLQVTNSGSAPLKNITFQPDTPINWEVTFSPEKIDQLAAGESKEVTATIKADKKAIAGDYAVSITAQAPEISSRADFRVAVKTSLLWGWVGIFLILLILAGLYWVIRKYGRR, encoded by the coding sequence ATGAAGCGGCGAATCTTCGCCACCGGGCTCATCGCCCTGCTCTTCTTTCTTAGCTTTGGAGGAGGGGCCCTCCTGAAAGCAGCCCCTGCCCCGATCACCTTGTATACCCCCTATACCAGCCTCTCCGTCACCCCTGGAGAATCGGTCTCTTACTCGATTCAGGTGGTGAACAACACCGATGCGATCCAGACGGTCCGTTTCACCATGAAACCGCCGGCCAACTGGGATTATGAGGCGACGGCGGGGGGATATAAGGTGGATGAAATCTCCGTCATGCCGAAAGACCAGCAAACTCTCTCCCTGCAGGTGAATGTGCCTCTACAGATCAGCAAGGGAACTTATCGTTTTCTGGTAGATACCAATCAGGGCGCTTCACTTCCCCTGGCCATTACCGTCACCGAGGAGGGAACCTACAAGACGGAGCTGACCGCCGATCAACCCAACATGGAGGGAAACTCCAAATCGACCTTCCAATATGAATTAACGCTCCGCAACCGGACGGCCGACGAGCAGCTCTACGCCCTCACGGCGACGGCACCGGAAGGTTGGAACACCACCTTTTCCGTCGATGGCAAAGATGTTACCTCGGTGAGCGTGGCGGCCGGCTCAACCAAAAGCATCTCCGTCCAATTGGACCCGCCGGACCAGGTGAAGGCGGGCAGCTATAAGATCCCGGTCAAGGCAACCACCAAGAGCACCTCCGCTTCCCTGGAGTTGGAGGCGGTCGTCACCGGAACCTTTGACATGAAACTCTCCACCCCCTCCGGGCTTTTAAGCACGGATATTACGGCAGGAGGGACGAGGAGCCTTACCCTGCAGGTGACCAATTCCGGATCGGCGCCGCTTAAAAACATCACCTTCCAGCCGGATACTCCCATCAATTGGGAAGTCACCTTCTCTCCGGAGAAGATCGACCAGCTCGCCGCCGGTGAGTCGAAAGAGGTGACGGCCACCATCAAGGCCGATAAGAAAGCGATTGCCGGAGACTACGCCGTGAGCATCACCGCCCAGGCGCCGGAGATCTCCTCACGGGCCGATTTCCGGGTGGCGGTAAAAACCTCTCTCCTGTGGGGGTGGGTGGGCATCTTCCTCATCCTCCTCATCCTGGCCGGACTCTACTGGGTGATCCGGAAGTACGGGAGGAGGTAA
- a CDS encoding anti-sigma factor yields MNRNGNTCLQQEEMVDYVVGKLPQKGRIRVEQHLTRCLQCRRQVEGWRTLLYALPAAQRPPRRLKRRLIFSFLLRKGIFRNGRRWVTRFFSFPLRHKRAVLFSFLLFFLASGSLLLWQNRPSFTPITLKEPPYVSTVPQGGGNSPYTTVSSLGKEEAPFTADYPFIFDPLTVRYDVISLQDEQVHGYVWINSNSQEVLLIMEEVLPLAEKDYQVWMREKRNASNLGLLQIEKRGAHLYYQGEASQHGEGMTISLEPKGGSLIPTGPDQYVVHFR; encoded by the coding sequence GTGAACCGAAACGGTAACACCTGCCTACAGCAGGAAGAGATGGTCGATTATGTGGTAGGCAAGCTTCCCCAGAAAGGGAGGATTCGGGTCGAACAGCATCTCACCCGCTGCCTTCAATGCCGCCGGCAGGTGGAAGGATGGCGAACTCTCCTCTACGCCCTTCCGGCCGCCCAAAGACCTCCGCGCCGCCTGAAACGGAGGCTCATCTTCTCCTTTCTTCTGCGAAAGGGGATATTTCGGAACGGCAGGAGATGGGTCACCCGCTTTTTCTCCTTTCCCTTGAGGCATAAACGTGCGGTTCTCTTTTCCTTTCTCCTCTTCTTCCTTGCCTCCGGGAGCCTCTTGCTCTGGCAAAACCGCCCGTCCTTCACCCCGATCACCCTGAAGGAGCCGCCTTACGTCTCGACCGTCCCACAGGGCGGCGGCAATTCGCCGTATACAACGGTATCCTCCCTTGGAAAGGAAGAAGCACCCTTTACTGCCGATTATCCTTTTATCTTTGATCCCCTGACGGTCCGCTATGACGTCATCTCCCTCCAGGATGAACAGGTGCATGGTTATGTATGGATCAACAGCAATTCTCAAGAGGTGCTCCTCATCATGGAGGAAGTCCTCCCTCTCGCGGAAAAGGATTACCAAGTCTGGATGAGGGAGAAGAGAAACGCTTCCAATCTGGGCCTCTTACAGATCGAAAAACGGGGGGCTCATCTCTATTACCAGGGAGAGGCTTCTCAACATGGAGAGGGCATGACGATCTCTTTGGAACCGAAAGGCGGGAGCCTCATCCCAACCGGTCCGGACCAGTATGTGGTCCATTTCCGCTAA
- a CDS encoding ABC transporter permease: MEGTKNRPFWVIVKKEMADHILSWRFNILLLLILLTTIASLYTAGLSIRDAVPKSNTILPDDLFLKIFTVSNGTLPSFITFVGFLGPLLGIGMGFDAINSERNKGTLIRLLSQPLYRDDIILGKWVGALILLAVFFFAMGILVTGLGILLFGIPPSAEEFLRVLSFLMVTVVYIAFWLTLSILFSILFRQAATSVMAGMAIWLFFTLFYGMIIDLLAGGTPDQNADPQAVLNQIYWYQFLSRLSPSQLFTEATTTLLTPGVRSLGPLTMEQVYGTIPSPLPLTQSLLLIWPHVVGLIALSVLLFAVSFLLFMRQEVRS; encoded by the coding sequence ATGGAAGGAACGAAAAACCGGCCCTTTTGGGTCATCGTCAAGAAGGAGATGGCCGACCATATCTTAAGCTGGCGGTTCAATATCCTCCTCCTCCTCATCCTTTTGACAACCATCGCTTCCCTCTACACGGCGGGGCTTTCCATCCGGGATGCGGTGCCGAAGAGCAATACCATCCTTCCCGACGATCTCTTCCTAAAGATCTTTACCGTCTCCAATGGAACCTTACCCTCGTTTATCACCTTCGTCGGTTTCCTGGGACCCCTTCTGGGGATCGGCATGGGCTTTGACGCCATCAATTCGGAGCGGAACAAAGGCACCCTCATCCGCCTCCTCTCCCAACCCCTCTACCGGGATGACATCATTTTGGGAAAATGGGTGGGAGCGTTGATCCTTTTGGCCGTCTTCTTCTTTGCCATGGGCATCCTGGTGACGGGACTGGGCATCCTGCTCTTCGGCATACCGCCTTCCGCCGAGGAATTTTTGCGGGTCCTTTCCTTTCTCATGGTCACCGTCGTCTACATCGCCTTTTGGCTCACCCTATCCATTCTCTTCTCTATCCTTTTCCGGCAGGCGGCCACCTCGGTGATGGCAGGGATGGCCATCTGGCTCTTCTTCACCCTCTTTTACGGGATGATCATCGATCTGTTGGCGGGGGGCACACCCGATCAAAATGCCGATCCGCAGGCGGTGCTTAACCAGATCTATTGGTACCAGTTTTTATCCCGCCTATCCCCCAGCCAGCTTTTTACCGAGGCGACCACTACGTTGCTCACCCCTGGGGTGAGGAGCTTGGGCCCTCTCACCATGGAGCAAGTATACGGCACCATCCCGAGCCCCCTACCCCTCACCCAGAGCCTGCTCCTCATCTGGCCCCATGTGGTGGGCCTGATCGCCCTCTCCGTCCTTCTCTTTGCGGTCTCCTTCCTCCTCTTTATGCGGCAGGAGGTGCGCTCCTGA
- a CDS encoding methionine ABC transporter ATP-binding protein, producing the protein MIRLENLSKSYVSKNGNVEALKDVSLHVKKGEIFGVIGYSGAGKSTLIRTVNLLEKPTAGKVYVNGVELTSLPPHELLKARRKIGMIFQGFNLLKTATVEENLAIPLRLAGLPQEEVRARVDRYLSVVGLAEKKKAYPAQLSGGQKQRVAIARALSFEPEVLLSDEATSALDPETTEAILDLLLEINRNFGITILLITHEMHVVQKVCDRVAVLEAGKIIEEGSVVELFTRPKEKTTRKFVESLFQVNPSPQILEQFSSYGILATLSFVGGTSGEPALAKVSKQFAVYPNILAGHVTTLKDFPFGKLLVHFEGEEEEIRNAFRFLKESGVEIEEGRAHVRKLEAIS; encoded by the coding sequence ATGATCCGATTGGAGAATCTCTCCAAAAGCTATGTGAGCAAGAATGGGAATGTGGAGGCATTAAAGGATGTATCTCTCCATGTGAAAAAGGGAGAGATTTTCGGGGTGATCGGTTACAGCGGAGCCGGAAAGAGCACGCTGATCCGCACCGTCAATCTCCTGGAGAAGCCTACAGCGGGCAAGGTTTATGTAAACGGGGTTGAGCTTACCTCCCTTCCCCCGCATGAATTGTTGAAAGCTCGTCGAAAGATCGGCATGATCTTTCAGGGATTTAACCTCCTGAAAACGGCGACGGTGGAGGAAAATCTGGCGATCCCGTTGAGATTGGCCGGCCTCCCCCAGGAGGAAGTAAGAGCCCGGGTGGACCGTTACCTTTCCGTGGTGGGCTTGGCGGAGAAGAAAAAAGCTTATCCGGCACAGCTTTCCGGCGGGCAGAAGCAGAGGGTCGCCATCGCCCGGGCCCTCTCCTTTGAACCCGAAGTTCTCTTAAGCGATGAAGCCACCAGCGCCCTAGATCCGGAGACCACCGAGGCCATTCTGGATCTTCTCTTGGAGATCAACCGAAACTTCGGAATCACCATCCTCCTGATCACCCACGAGATGCATGTGGTCCAAAAGGTGTGCGACCGGGTGGCGGTGCTGGAGGCGGGGAAGATCATCGAGGAGGGAAGCGTGGTGGAGCTTTTCACGCGTCCTAAGGAAAAGACGACACGCAAATTTGTGGAGAGTCTCTTCCAGGTTAACCCCTCGCCCCAGATTCTTGAGCAATTTTCATCCTATGGGATCCTGGCTACCCTCTCCTTCGTAGGGGGAACTTCGGGGGAACCGGCCCTCGCCAAGGTGAGCAAGCAATTTGCCGTCTATCCCAACATCTTGGCAGGCCACGTCACCACACTAAAGGACTTTCCGTTCGGAAAACTGCTGGTCCATTTTGAAGGAGAAGAAGAAGAAATCCGGAACGCCTTTCGCTTCTTAAAGGAAAGCGGCGTAGAGATCGAGGAGGGAAGAGCCCATGTTCGAAAGCTTGAGGCAATTTCTTGA
- a CDS encoding MFS transporter, producing the protein MNTPSMIERHEKPPRTGFALFFAFPIFAWALYDAANTIFSSNIVTIFFPFYMTEVVGGNEELNQLASTFISYTNAVASFFLVLFSPLFGVWMDRTGKKMAYLLPFTLITIISTFLMGVAALYRLPGSLFGLPLSVALVLLFFMIAKFFYNSSLVFYDTTISDLGNPKEIPLISGWGVAIGYVGTLIGLLVYPLAKDHSALAFIPSALLFLLLSLPFFLSYKDKPSEEKKDAKIPWVKGYREILTTFREMRNYRGIFTFMLAYFFFNDAIATAIAMMAVYAKAVVHFSSSQFIFLYLVSTISSIVGSFLFGFIARKTGAKMAVVSVAVLLVVALAMATFAVSKAMFWVAGSLYGVAMGSMWVTSRTLIVELSPPEKRGEFFGLFAFSGKLSAIVGPALYGTVTLLLKDLGNVASRTALGSLMIMVFIGLVVMFFVRTNPSKAERHSTSV; encoded by the coding sequence ATGAACACCCCGTCGATGATCGAACGTCATGAAAAACCGCCCCGGACAGGGTTCGCCCTCTTCTTCGCCTTTCCCATCTTCGCCTGGGCCCTGTACGATGCGGCCAATACCATTTTCTCTTCCAACATCGTCACCATATTCTTCCCCTTTTACATGACGGAGGTCGTGGGGGGGAATGAAGAGCTCAATCAGTTGGCCAGTACCTTCATCAGTTACACCAACGCCGTCGCCAGTTTCTTTCTCGTCCTCTTCTCCCCCCTCTTCGGCGTCTGGATGGACCGCACCGGGAAAAAGATGGCTTATCTCCTGCCCTTCACCCTGATCACCATCATCAGCACCTTTTTGATGGGGGTGGCCGCGTTGTACCGGTTGCCCGGTTCCCTCTTCGGCCTTCCCCTTTCCGTCGCTCTGGTCCTCCTCTTCTTCATGATTGCCAAGTTCTTTTATAACTCCAGCCTTGTCTTTTATGACACCACCATTTCCGATCTGGGGAATCCAAAGGAGATTCCCCTCATCTCCGGCTGGGGGGTGGCCATCGGTTATGTGGGGACCTTGATCGGCCTTCTCGTCTATCCCCTGGCCAAAGATCATTCCGCCCTCGCCTTTATCCCCAGTGCCCTCCTCTTTCTCCTGCTCTCCCTTCCCTTCTTCCTAAGTTATAAGGATAAACCCTCCGAGGAGAAGAAGGATGCCAAGATTCCCTGGGTGAAGGGGTACCGGGAGATCCTTACCACCTTTCGGGAGATGAGGAATTACCGGGGAATCTTCACCTTCATGTTGGCCTATTTCTTCTTTAACGACGCCATCGCCACCGCCATCGCCATGATGGCCGTCTACGCCAAAGCGGTGGTCCATTTTTCGAGCAGCCAATTTATTTTCCTCTATCTGGTCTCCACCATATCGAGCATCGTCGGCTCTTTCCTATTCGGCTTCATCGCGCGGAAGACCGGGGCGAAAATGGCGGTGGTGAGCGTGGCCGTCCTCCTGGTGGTCGCCCTGGCGATGGCCACCTTTGCCGTAAGCAAGGCGATGTTCTGGGTGGCCGGCAGTCTCTACGGGGTCGCCATGGGGTCCATGTGGGTCACCTCCCGCACCCTGATCGTGGAGCTCTCCCCTCCGGAGAAGCGGGGGGAATTTTTCGGTCTCTTTGCGTTTTCCGGCAAACTATCCGCCATCGTTGGCCCCGCCCTTTACGGCACCGTCACCCTGCTCCTCAAGGATTTGGGGAATGTGGCCAGCCGAACCGCACTCGGTTCCCTCATGATCATGGTTTTTATCGGACTCGTCGTCATGTTCTTCGTCAGGACAAATCCCTCCAAGGCGGAGAGGCATTCCACCTCTGTATAG
- a CDS encoding type II toxin-antitoxin system Phd/YefM family antitoxin, whose amino-acid sequence MKRLSATDLRRRFGEVIEDAKLEPVLIEKGGRPVVVVLSYEDYQRLQDLEDEWWGEQARKAAAEGFLSAEETEAWLKEKIHETDSEPSGT is encoded by the coding sequence ATGAAGAGACTCAGCGCGACCGATCTCCGACGTCGTTTCGGCGAAGTGATAGAAGATGCGAAGCTTGAACCGGTATTGATTGAAAAAGGCGGACGGCCTGTGGTCGTCGTATTATCATATGAAGATTATCAACGATTACAGGATCTAGAAGATGAATGGTGGGGAGAACAAGCGCGAAAGGCGGCAGCTGAAGGATTTTTAAGCGCGGAAGAGACGGAGGCCTGGTTAAAGGAGAAGATCCATGAAACTGATTCTGAGCCGAGCGGCACGTGA
- a CDS encoding MetQ/NlpA family ABC transporter substrate-binding protein gives MKKGLIVILLTSILAILAGCGSQTSGKALSPDKLLVGVTAGPHEQIMEKVKEVAAKDGLNITLKVFNEYVMPNVALAEGELDVNIYQHKPFLEQMKKDRNLDLTDIAPTVNFPMGIYSKKVKDVKEIPDGGKIGLPNDPTNGARALILFQQAGLIKLKDGVGVKATVKDIQENPHNYQFVELEASQIPRQLDELDAAAINTNFAIEHGYLPSRDAIVLEPKDSPWVNVIVVRTENKDDPVLQKLIKAYHSDEVKKFIEEKFQGSVVPAW, from the coding sequence ATGAAAAAAGGCCTCATTGTGATCCTTCTTACCTCCATCCTGGCGATCCTCGCAGGATGCGGAAGCCAAACCTCCGGAAAGGCGTTAAGCCCCGACAAGTTATTGGTAGGGGTAACGGCCGGCCCCCATGAGCAGATTATGGAAAAGGTAAAGGAAGTTGCGGCGAAGGATGGGCTGAATATTACCTTGAAGGTATTTAACGAATATGTGATGCCCAATGTGGCCCTGGCCGAAGGGGAATTGGATGTGAATATTTACCAACACAAGCCCTTCTTGGAGCAGATGAAAAAAGACCGGAATCTTGATCTCACCGATATTGCTCCCACCGTCAATTTCCCGATGGGCATCTATTCCAAAAAGGTGAAGGATGTGAAGGAGATCCCCGACGGCGGAAAGATTGGCCTCCCCAACGATCCGACCAATGGGGCACGGGCCCTCATCCTCTTCCAGCAGGCGGGTCTCATTAAGCTGAAGGATGGGGTCGGGGTGAAAGCGACGGTGAAAGATATCCAGGAGAATCCCCATAACTACCAATTCGTCGAATTGGAAGCTTCCCAGATTCCCCGCCAGTTGGACGAGCTGGATGCGGCGGCGATCAATACCAATTTTGCCATCGAACATGGGTACCTTCCCAGCCGGGATGCCATCGTGCTCGAACCGAAGGATTCTCCCTGGGTAAACGTGATCGTGGTTCGCACGGAGAACAAGGATGATCCGGTGCTTCAGAAATTGATTAAAGCGTACCATTCCGATGAGGTGAAGAAGTTTATCGAGGAGAAGTTCCAGGGGTCGGTCGTCCCTGCGTGGTAA
- a CDS encoding MFS transporter, protein MASASILSIFRNRAFLKLFLASFTSNLGSVIGMTAFTFFLLKRYAHMPAYTAITEMMYSMPTLAVFFLVGVAADRMDRQKITIYSNWISAALTLLLLGAVMTGWMPLIFALLFLRSAVNKFFFPAEAALVQGILTKEEYTMSAGLNQMVQSIFMLFGSGLGLLAFVWIGVEGAILIDAISYIVSALLIRMNRFSESVRLPNGKISWKQIHPAMILKDFGEGFTYILGNRLLFFLILGFFLFGIVNGGFAVMMMYMLKYKLDPAGYEATSVLNGILFGLGILIGSIFSPMLANKMKLYRLLIMGLFVTGILTVVGGYAPTLAIYLAVLTLASIFIAPINVALGGWLPQIVDPKMMGRVEGWISPLMMLAQTATLGLIALIYPKWISVESLFLMVGGAILIVAVLYALTLPRYAKRGEQALQTADASTETV, encoded by the coding sequence ATGGCAAGTGCCTCCATCTTATCCATCTTTAGAAACCGGGCATTTCTTAAATTATTTCTCGCCTCCTTTACCTCCAATCTGGGATCCGTCATCGGCATGACCGCCTTTACCTTTTTTCTCCTGAAGCGGTATGCTCATATGCCGGCCTATACCGCCATTACGGAGATGATGTATTCCATGCCCACGTTGGCCGTCTTCTTCCTCGTCGGCGTGGCGGCCGACCGGATGGACCGGCAGAAGATCACCATCTATTCCAACTGGATCAGTGCGGCACTTACCCTTCTCTTGCTGGGTGCGGTAATGACCGGCTGGATGCCCCTCATCTTCGCCCTTCTCTTCCTCCGAAGCGCGGTGAATAAGTTCTTCTTCCCGGCGGAAGCCGCTCTGGTGCAGGGAATCCTGACCAAGGAAGAGTACACCATGTCCGCAGGCTTGAACCAGATGGTGCAGAGCATCTTCATGCTGTTCGGCTCAGGATTGGGCCTTCTCGCCTTCGTCTGGATCGGGGTGGAAGGGGCCATCCTCATCGACGCCATTAGTTATATCGTCTCCGCCCTCCTGATCCGGATGAACCGTTTTTCCGAAAGCGTTCGCTTGCCCAACGGAAAAATCTCCTGGAAACAGATCCACCCTGCCATGATCCTGAAAGATTTCGGGGAAGGCTTCACCTACATCCTGGGAAATCGGCTTCTTTTCTTTCTCATTCTTGGCTTCTTTCTCTTTGGGATCGTCAACGGAGGCTTCGCTGTGATGATGATGTACATGTTGAAATATAAGCTGGACCCCGCAGGGTACGAAGCCACCTCGGTCTTAAACGGTATCCTGTTCGGCCTAGGTATTCTCATCGGCAGCATCTTTTCTCCCATGTTGGCGAACAAGATGAAATTATACCGGCTCCTGATCATGGGCCTTTTCGTCACCGGAATACTCACCGTGGTCGGGGGATACGCTCCCACCCTGGCGATTTATCTGGCGGTTCTGACCCTCGCCTCCATCTTCATCGCCCCCATTAATGTGGCCCTGGGGGGCTGGTTGCCCCAAATTGTAGACCCGAAGATGATGGGGAGGGTGGAGGGGTGGATCAGTCCGCTCATGATGCTGGCCCAGACCGCCACCTTGGGGCTGATCGCCCTCATCTACCCGAAATGGATCTCCGTTGAGAGCCTCTTCCTCATGGTGGGCGGGGCCATCCTGATCGTCGCCGTTCTCTATGCCCTCACCCTGCCCCGCTACGCAAAAAGGGGGGAGCAAGCTCTGCAAACGGCGGATGCTTCCACGGAGACCGTGTGA
- a CDS encoding site-specific DNA-methyltransferase, whose product MINPAFSSSDNEGHMFVRDEVHIFFGDALNWYDQWPRPTVIISDGPYGVSGFPGDPPTPDALVDWYEPHIAAWSKAATPLTTLWFWNSEHGWANIHGLLQKYGWSFVNCHIWNKGIGHVAGNSNTKTLRQFPIVTEVCVQYVRKAEFRVGNLLMNMQEWLRYEWERSGLPLSKTNEATGTKSAATRKYLTKDHLWYYPPPEAFERLVSYANQHGDPSGRPYFSLDGKRPLTAREWAMMRAKFYCEPGITNVWDEPTVRGRERIKVPGRTNKALHANQKPLKLAERIIRVSSDPGDVVWAPFGGVGTEAVASHRLARIHYGAEINREYFEIAVERLKTDERS is encoded by the coding sequence ATGATAAACCCAGCTTTCTCCTCATCAGACAACGAAGGGCATATGTTTGTGCGGGACGAGGTCCATATTTTTTTTGGCGATGCATTAAACTGGTATGATCAATGGCCGAGACCGACGGTGATTATCTCGGATGGCCCTTACGGCGTGTCAGGTTTTCCTGGTGATCCGCCAACACCAGACGCCTTGGTGGACTGGTATGAACCGCATATAGCGGCCTGGTCCAAGGCGGCCACTCCCTTGACAACTCTTTGGTTTTGGAATTCTGAACATGGGTGGGCAAATATCCACGGGTTACTTCAGAAATACGGATGGTCTTTCGTGAATTGCCATATTTGGAATAAGGGTATTGGGCATGTGGCCGGAAATTCCAATACGAAGACCCTTCGTCAATTTCCCATCGTGACAGAGGTTTGCGTTCAATATGTCCGGAAAGCAGAATTCCGTGTAGGCAACCTGCTAATGAACATGCAGGAATGGTTGCGTTACGAATGGGAACGTAGCGGACTTCCCTTATCGAAGACAAATGAAGCGACTGGTACGAAGAGTGCGGCAACCAGAAAATATTTAACAAAGGACCATCTTTGGTATTATCCGCCACCTGAAGCTTTTGAACGCCTTGTCTCTTATGCCAATCAGCACGGCGATCCTAGCGGGCGTCCCTATTTCTCCCTTGACGGTAAGCGTCCCCTGACCGCAAGAGAATGGGCTATGATGCGCGCCAAATTTTATTGCGAGCCTGGTATTACGAACGTTTGGGATGAACCCACCGTTCGGGGGCGAGAACGCATTAAAGTTCCAGGACGAACAAATAAAGCGTTACATGCCAACCAGAAACCACTTAAGCTGGCTGAACGGATCATTCGAGTAAGTTCTGACCCCGGGGATGTCGTGTGGGCACCGTTTGGGGGTGTGGGAACCGAAGCTGTGGCGTCACATCGTTTGGCACGAATACATTATGGGGCGGAAATAAACCGCGAATACTTTGAAATAGCGGTTGAAAGGTTGAAAACCGATGAACGTTCTTAA
- a CDS encoding RNA polymerase sigma factor: MIEREESGRNPGSPDEALVKGLKEGRLSSFQQFYEEYSPFLYQISLKMLHDPMEAEDLTHDLFIEVMERIHQYDPERGSFQAWLAVLSRSRSLDRLRKKKPLLVEDIGGLYRSQASAERTEEKAIRRLEQEMAEEAIHRLPDLQRQAIERFYFGSKTHQELAEELGRPLGTIKSLLRYGLKNVRKQLSQVGWLEVTSGEPKR; the protein is encoded by the coding sequence ATGATAGAACGTGAAGAATCCGGGCGGAATCCGGGAAGCCCCGATGAAGCGCTGGTGAAGGGGCTGAAGGAAGGCCGTCTATCATCCTTCCAGCAATTTTATGAAGAATATAGCCCTTTTCTCTATCAAATCTCCTTAAAGATGTTGCATGATCCCATGGAAGCGGAGGATCTGACCCACGATCTCTTTATCGAAGTGATGGAACGCATCCATCAATACGATCCGGAGCGGGGCAGTTTTCAAGCATGGCTGGCCGTCCTCTCCCGCAGCCGTTCCCTGGATCGCCTGCGCAAGAAAAAGCCCCTTTTGGTGGAGGATATCGGGGGGCTTTACCGATCCCAGGCGTCGGCGGAACGAACCGAGGAGAAGGCGATCCGCCGTCTGGAACAGGAAATGGCGGAAGAAGCCATCCACAGGTTGCCGGATTTGCAGCGGCAGGCGATCGAGCGTTTCTATTTTGGATCGAAGACACACCAGGAATTGGCCGAGGAGTTGGGACGACCTCTGGGCACGATTAAATCGCTGCTCCGTTACGGGCTAAAAAATGTCCGGAAGCAGCTGAGCCAGGTAGGCTGGCTGGAGGTGACGAGCGGTGAACCGAAACGGTAA
- a CDS encoding ABC transporter ATP-binding protein — MENVIQLEGLTKRYGEFTAVDHLDLSLKKGEIFGFLGPNGAGKSTTILMLLGLVEPTEGTAHVLGYNATREPLEVKRRVGYLPDNVGFYEEMTGLENLLFTAELNGLSRDEGERRANNLLTRVGLTEAQGKKAGTYSRGMRQRLGLADVLMKQPELIILDEPTLGIDPEGVRDFLALIQTLSKEEGITVLLSSHHLHQVQRICDRVGLFVRGRLIALGTVEELSRQLFPEEDSLLEVEIDQVEEEILEAIRKVEGVTQVEREGERLEIRCGRKSGGKILSYLLSTGKTIRHFQQKEFGLDEIYHRYFEGVQ; from the coding sequence ATGGAGAACGTTATTCAGCTGGAGGGATTAACCAAGCGATATGGGGAATTTACCGCCGTCGACCACCTGGACCTTTCCTTAAAGAAAGGGGAGATCTTCGGCTTCTTGGGGCCCAACGGTGCCGGCAAATCAACCACGATCCTGATGCTTCTCGGGCTCGTGGAACCGACGGAAGGAACGGCCCATGTATTGGGATACAACGCCACCCGGGAACCTTTGGAAGTAAAAAGGAGGGTGGGATACCTCCCGGACAACGTCGGCTTTTATGAAGAGATGACCGGTCTGGAGAATCTCCTTTTCACCGCCGAGCTGAACGGCCTCTCCCGAGACGAAGGGGAGAGACGGGCCAATAATCTCCTCACGCGGGTGGGACTGACGGAAGCCCAGGGAAAGAAGGCGGGCACCTACTCCCGGGGGATGCGGCAGCGGTTAGGATTGGCCGATGTCCTCATGAAACAACCGGAGCTGATCATCCTGGATGAGCCCACCCTGGGAATAGACCCGGAAGGGGTGCGGGATTTTCTCGCCTTAATTCAAACGTTAAGCAAAGAAGAGGGGATTACCGTCCTCCTCTCTTCCCATCACCTGCACCAGGTGCAGAGAATCTGCGACCGGGTCGGCCTCTTCGTCCGGGGACGCCTTATCGCCCTGGGCACCGTCGAAGAGCTCTCCCGGCAGCTCTTCCCGGAGGAAGACTCCCTCTTGGAAGTGGAGATCGACCAAGTGGAGGAGGAGATCCTTGAAGCCATCAGGAAGGTGGAGGGCGTAACCCAGGTGGAACGGGAAGGGGAGCGGCTTGAGATTCGCTGCGGGCGGAAGTCGGGGGGGAAGATCTTATCCTATCTTCTTTCGACCGGAAAGACGATTCGCCATTTCCAACAAAAAGAGTTTGGGTTGGATGAAATCTACCACCGCTATTTTGAGGGGGTGCAGTAA